The sequence TAACGGGTAGAGGGTTAGTGAGTGATAACGCCTTAGCCCTTTGTTTTAGGGTGTTTGGCGTCAAAAATTCTATATTTGGCGCCACTAATTCCATTTTGGTTTTGTGACAGACAGCAAAGCGCTTGACCTTGTAAATTCATCGTCCTATGATGGGAACACTTACCGGTCGGCTGTATGTATATACAGTTCTCCCCGAAATGCACGGATGCGGCCATAGTACCCTTGAGGCGCCGATTTGGTGCCTACCCCTTGAGCTGATAGCTGCGCCGGCCGGTAAGATTCCCACCGTTATACCCTTGCTATTCCCTAGTTCGCTTTTTATACACGACTATGGCCAGTAACACGGCCGGTATACCCATGATTGCCGCATATCCGAAAAAGCCGGCGTAGCCAATATGATCCACTACGACACCGGAGAATCCACTTTGGAACTTGCCAGGCAGGGTCATAAGGGAGGAGAAAAGTGCTGATTGCGTGGCTGTATAAGCGCGATTGGTTAGCGACGCGATGTAGGCGATAAAGCCTGTCGCTGCCAAGCCTCCGCTCAGGTTGTCCGCACTTATTGCCGCGATAAGCCATGGCAGTTCCGGGCCGGTGTAGGCTAGCTGAACGAACAATAGATTGGTGCTCGCCACGAGTATTGCGCCTGCGATCAGGGTGCGGTGTACGCCATAACGTGCGACACACAAACCGCCGACAAATCCGCCCACAATGGTCATGATGAACCCGAACAGCTTGCTCACGCTGGCGATTTCGGTTTTGCTGAAGCCTAGATCCAGGTAGAAGGGATTGGCCATAATCCCCATCGTTATATCGCTCAATCGGTATAGCCCAATAAACGCAAGAATCAAGAGAGCGAATTGGCCATTACGCTTAAAAAAGTCAACAAATGGGGCAACTACCGTTTCGTACAGCCATTCGTGGGAAAATAGTGTCAGAGGTTTACCTGTGCGCGCGGCCGGTATCGGCTCGGCGATCGCCAGCGACACCAGCATTGCACCAAACATGAGAGCAGCCATGCTGGTGTAGGCGGTGGCCCAAGTGCTGGTGTCTGCTATGAGAAGACTGCCTGCCCCCGCGACGAGCAGGGCGAGCCGGTAACCGAGTATATATGTTGCTGCCATAGCGCCCTGGTATTCTTCACTTGCACTTTCGATGCGGTAAGCGTCTATGACGATGTCCTGGGTGGCGGATGCAAACGCGATGAGCACTGCACAGAGCGCAACCATAACCAAGTGCTGCTCCGGGTCGCTCGCGGCCATCAGCAGCAGGCCGATGGCGATAACGCCCTGGGCGAGCAGCAGCCAGCTACGTCGCTTACCAAGCCAGCGAGTTAAAAATGGCAGCGGCAACTGATCGACCACCGGTGCCCACAGCACTTTTACGGAGTAGGTAATGCCTACCCAGCCAAAAAATCCGATTGCAGAACGACTCACCTCCGCGTCTCTCAGCCAGGCGCTCAGTGTCGAAAATACCAGCAGGTAGGGCAGGCCGGCGGAGAATCCCAGGAGCAGTAGGGTGATCACTGGGCGGTGGGTGTAGAGCTTAAGCGCCCCCGTCCAGGAGCGGTGAGACTGTTTGTCCAAAAGGTTGTCCAATAAGCGGTATCAGGAAGTCAGAACACTACGCATATTTAACACTAAGCGCCAGTCCCCTTGTTATTCCCGGGTTAGGCCTCACCTTTGTTCGTCTTAGCTTTTTATTTTTGGAGCCGTTGTGAGAATTTTCACTCTGTTGTTTATTGCCGTGCCTATCCTTGAGATGTGGCTGTTGATCAAGGTCGGCAGTTTGATTGGGGCTCTACCCACCATTGGTCTGGTTTTTTTGACTGCCATGCTGGGTCTGGCACTGTTGCGGCAGCAGGGCATTCAAACCCTGTTTCGCGCGCAGCAACGGATGCAACGCGGTGAGTTGCCCGCCTCAGAAATGGTTGAGGGTATCTTCCTCGCAGTCGGTGGCGCTTTGTTGCTTACCCCGGGATTCTTCACGGACGCGGTCGGTTTTTGCTGTCTGCTGCCAGGTGTGCGCCAGATAATTTTAGGCTGGGCGTTAAAGAATGCGGTATTTGGCAAGGTGACCGTTCGCCCTGACGGCTCTCATGGCACTGGCGAGTCACATACCACCATCGAAGGGGATTACAAGCGTGAGGATTAGCTTGGCTTCGCTCGGAACGGCGCAAATTTATGCTTAATATTTTGAAAATGGGTGTTGAAATCAAGAAAACGGTACCCATCTTGGGGAACACGAAGGCTTTTGTGCCCCTGAGTTAACTCAGGGGCACGCTAAAACAATGCCCCTCAACCGGGCATAAAAGTGTTGATATAACGTGAAATCTGGAGAAATCATCAATGAATATTCGTCCTTTACACGATCGTGTTGTGGTTCGCCGCAAGGAAGAAGAAGAAAAATCTGCTGGTGGCATTGTTTTGCCTGGTTCGGCTAAAGAAAAGCCAAACCAAGGTGAAGTCGTAGCCGTTGGTTCCGGCCGCGTTTTGGACAACGGAGAGACTCGCCCTGTAGACGTAAAAGTGGGTGACACTGTGGTGTTCGGCAAGTACGCCGGTAGCGACACTATCGAGATTAACGGCGAAGAGCTGGTAATCCTCAGTGAGAGCGACATCAAAGCGATTATCGAGTAAGTCTCGCTTCAACACTGTAACTGTTAACGATCAATATTCTAGCTAGTTAAGGAATCATTACTATGGCTGCTAAAGACGTAAAATTTGGTGATGACGCCCGCCAGAAAATGCTGGTAGGTGTAAATGTTCTGGCCGACGCGGTAAAAACCACGCTTGGCCCTAAAGGTCGCAACGTTGTTCTCGAAAAAGCTTTCGGCGCTCCAACCGTAACTAAAGACGGTGTTTCTGTTGCTAAAGAAATCGAGCTGAAAGACAAGTTCGAAAACATGGGCGCGCAGATGGTTAAAGAAGTAGCTTCTAAAGCCTCTGACGATGCCGGTGATGGGACTACTACAGCAACTGTTCTGGCGCAAGCCATTGTGAATGAAGGCCTGAAGTCTGTTGCGGCAGGCATGAACCCTATGGACCTGAAGCGCGGTATCGACAAAGCCGTTGCCGCCGCTGTGGAGTTCGTAAAATCCTCCTCTCAGCCTTGCGAAGACAGCAAGTCCATTGCTCAGGTAGGCACCATCTCTGCTAACAGTGATGCGCACGTTGGTGACATCATTGCTGAAGCAATGGAAAAAGTGGGCAAAGAGGGCGTGATCACTGTAGAAGAAGGCAGCGGTCTGGAAAATGAGCTGGACGTTGTTGAAGGTATGCAGTTCGATCGCGGTTACCTCTCTCCATACTTCATCACCAATCAGGACAATATGAGTGTTGAGCACGAGAGCCCTTTTATCCTGTTGGTCGACAAAAAAATCTCCAACATTCGCGAACTGCTGCCAGTGCTGGAAGCGGTAGCCAAAGCCGGTAAGCCTCTGGTTATTATCGCAGAAGACGTTGAAGGTGAAGCTCTGGCGACTCTGGTTGTTAACAACATGCGCGGTATTGTTAAAGTCGCGGCATGTAAAGCGCCAGGTTTCGGCGACCGTCGCAAAGCGATGCTGCAAGACATTGCGATTCTGACTGGCGGCACTGTCATTTCTGAAGAAGTTGGTCTGGACCTGGAAAGCGCAACCTTGGAGCACCTGGGCCAAGCCAAGCGTTTCACTATGTCTAAAGAGATCAGCGTAATCGTCGACGGTGCCGGTTCAGCAGACGACATCAAAGCGCGTGTTAATCAGATTCGCAAGCAAATCGACGAAACCAACTCTGAATACGACGCAGAAAAACTGCAAGAGCGCGTAGCCAAGTTGGCTGGCGGTGTTGCGGTTATTAAAGTTGGCGCTGCAACTGAAGTCGAAATGAAAGAGAAAAAAGCGCGCGTTGAAGATGCGTTGCATGCAACTCGTGCTGCCGTAGAAGAAGGCGTTGTGCCTGGCGGTGGTGTTGCCCTGATGCGCGCTGTGGCGGCTATCGAAGATCTGCAAGGTGAAAACGAAGACCAAACCGCTGGCGTTGCTATTGCTCGTCGCGCGATGGAAGCGCCTTTGCGTCAGATCGTGACCAACGCTGGTGAAGAAGCGTCTGTGGTTGCTGAAAAAGTACGTGGCGGCGAAGGTAACTTCGGCTACAACGCTGGCTCAGGCATCTACGGAGACATGCTGGAAATGGGTATCCTCGACCCTGCGAAAGTGACTCGAACTGCGCTGCAGGCGGCGGGTTCTATCGCCGGCCTGATGATCACCACCGAAGCAATGGTTGCGGATAAGCCAGAAGACAAAGCTGCTCCAGCTGTTCCAGATATGGGCGGCATGGGTGGCATGGGTGGCATGATGTAAGCTGGGGCTTCATCAGTATTTACCCAAGTCAAAAAGAGCGGCCCCCCAGGGGCCGTTTCTTTATGATCGATAAAATCTGACTACACCGTCGATCAATTACGCTCCTGCCCGTGGAGCGTTGAATTTAAGTAAAATCGGGCCATCTAAGATATTTAACGTGTGGCGGGGTGTTCATCCACCTTCATTGTTCGTGCGTAATCAATCATGGCGTAGATCTTGCGCTGTATCAGGACCCAATCCAAGAGGAAAGCAATTATGGCATTTGAATTACCAGAACTTCCCTACGAGCGCGGTGCGCTTGCTCCGCATATATCCGAAGAAACCCTCGACTTTCACTACGGCAAGCATCACAAAACCTACGTTGATAAATTAAACGGTCTGGTTCCTGGTACTGAGTTCGAAGGTAAAACCCTCGAAGAAGTTGTAAAAACCTCAAGCGGTGGTGTTTTTAACAACGCAGCGCAGATCTGGAACCACACGTTTTACTGGAACTGCCTGAGCCCCAACGGCGGCGGTGAGCCAACGGGTGCCATTGCTGACGCGATCAATTCCGCGTTTGGCTCATTTGCAGATTTCAAAGAAAAATTCACCACCTCGGCTATAAATAACTTTGGCTCAAGCTGGACTTGGTTGGTCAAGAAAGCAGATGGCAGCGTAGAAATTGTTAATACTTCAAACGCCGCGACTCCACTGACGGACGACACTCTGACCCCTCTGTTGACAGTGGACCTGTGGGAGCATGCGTACTACATCGACTACCGCAATGCGCGCCCCTCCTACATGGACGCATTCTGGAACCTGGTTAACTGGGATTTTGTGAACGCAAACTTCGCATAATTTCAGCCTCCGAAGTACAACAACAAAGCACGCGTAAAGCGTGCTTTGTTGTTTTCGGAACTGCAAAATCCGTGGGTCCAGCTGGATGTACCCTGAATAGGCCGCGGCCCGAACAAACCCGATTGTTCGGCTGTCAAAAATATTACAAGGTAGCGTGTTCTAGCCTGGAGCTCAGTCAAGAGCTGCGAATGAGCGAGCGGTGGTAGCGCGGCGCAGATGCGAAATAACGTGCTGTTAGCGCTAGCGTGACTCCTATTGTTTTCTGGGTTTCACTGCTAACTCGTTGAAACTGCTAGAATAGCGCGAAAATTGTTTAGGCGTCAGTGTATAGCTGGCGCACCTGGTTTTTAAATTCAATTTGCTGACTTTTATGACTGAAAGAAAAGAACCCACCATTAGTGCCATTCGCCCAGACCCTGATGAAATTGCCCGCCGTCAACGTCCGTCATCCGGCGCGAACCGCGCTGTAAAAAGCGATACGCGAGCTGCAGTACCTGCGCAGCCCGCTTCGTCGAAACCCAGCGGTGCTGGGGTTTCGATTGTTGGCGTCATTGCCCTCCTAGTAGCGTTTGTCGCTTTGGGTGGGGTAGCTTATATGTATCAACAAAACCAGCTGCTAGTGGCACAACTAAGCTCGGCGGATAGCCGGATTGTCGATTTGGAGAAGCAGTTAGAGATGACGGGCGACGAGTCTACCGCGTCCATGGCGGCAGTTCAGGCTAAACTCAAATGGGCTGACTCGGAGATTCGCAAACTGTGGGGCGTGTCTTACGATACTAACCGCAAAGCGATTGCAGCCAACACAGACAAGATTTCAGCACTAACAAAATCCGCCGGTTCAGTGGACAGCAAAATTGCAACAGCCCTGAAAGGGCCAAAGGCTGATATCAAGTTGATTAACGATCTTATCGAAGGCCAGCAATCTGCGATTTCCTCGGTGGAAACGCGCGCGTCGCAGGGGGTGGCTCAGGTCCAGGCATTGACCGATACGCTGCGCAAACTGGAAAAAAGCGAGGCGGCGCTACAATCGCGGATTAAAACCAACGAGGAAGCCATTGAAGCTATTGACGCTTTCCGTCGAACGGTGAACCAACAACTGTTGCAGTTGCGCGCTGGGTCGACGGCACCATAAGCCGATATTGGGTCTTTAACTTGATCCAAACCTGCGGCGCGCGACGCTTGCTGGGCTAAAATGCCCAGCACTCCATTTCTACGCATACCACCAATCAACGTTGGAATTGTTATGACTACCATCATTCGTCAGCAAGATATTATTGATAGCGTTGCCGATGCGCTTCAGTTCATTTCGTATTACCACCCGAAAGATTTTATCGACGCCGTCCATGAGGCGTATAAGAAGGAAGCAAACCCTGCCGCCAAAGATGCCATGGCCCAAATTCTGATTAATTCGCGTATGTGCGCGCAGGGCCATCGTCCCATATGCCAGGACACGGGCATCGTCACTGTATTTGTTAATGTGGGCATGGATACCAAAATTGATGCTGACATGAGTTTTGATGACATCATCAATGAAGGCGTACGCCGCGCTTATAAGCACCCGGATAACGTTCTGCGCGCGTCCATTCTTTCCGACCCGGACGGCGCGCGTAAAAATACCGGCGACAACACGCCTGCGGTGATTCACTACAAAATGGTTCCGGGCAATACCGTTGACATTCATGTTGCGGCTAAAGGCGGTGGCTCCGAGGCAAAAACCAAATTCGCGATGCTGAACCCGTCGGACTCGGTTGTTGACTGGGTATTAAATGTTGTCCCACAAATGGGAGCGGGCTGGTGTCCTCCCGGCATGCTTGGAATTGGCATAGGTGGCACTGCTGAAAAGGCCATGTTGCTGGCGAAAGAAGCGCTTCTCGACCCTGTTGATATCCAGGAGTTGCGCGAACGCGGTGCGGAGAATCGCTCGGAGGCATTGCGTCTTGAGTTGATGGATAAGGTCAATGGCTTGGGTATTGGCGCGCAGGGGTTAGGTGGCTTAACAACGGTTTTGGACGTGAAAGTCAAAGACTACCCGACTCACGCGGCGAACAAAGCCATTGCCGTGATTCCAAACTGTGCGGCTACCCGTCACGCACACTTTACCCTGGATGGTTCCGGGCCGGCACTTCAGACGCCGCCCAGTCTGGAAGACTGGCCGGAAGTCAGCTGGGAAGTCGGTGATTCTGTCGAGCGTGTCGATTTAAACACAATAACAGCGGACGACATCACCCGCTGGAAGCCCGGTCAAACCCTGCTGCTGAACGGGAAGTTGCTGACCGGGCGTGACGCAGCCCATAAGCGTCTTGTGGATATGATCGAAAAAGGTGAGCCCATGCCTGTGGACTTCACCAACAAATTTATTTACTACGTTGGCCCGGTCGACCCGGTTGGTGATGAGGTTGTTGGCCCCGCAGGGCCCACGACGGCCACACGGATGGACAAATTTACCCGTACAGTGCTGGAAAAGACCGGTCTGATCGGTATGGTGGGTAAGGCTGAGCGGGGTCCTGTTGCGATCGAGGCAATCAGAGACAATAAAGCGGTCTACCTGATGGCTGTTGGAGGTGCTGCTTACCTGGTGTCGAAGGCCATTGTTAACGCGAAGGTTCTCGCGTTCGAGGATCTGGGTATGGAAGCCATCTACGAGTTTGATGTGAAAGATATGCCGGTAACTGTAGCGGTAGATAGCGAAGGCGTATCGGTTCACCAAACCGGGCCGAAGGAGTGGAAAGCGAAAATCGAAGAAGGTGTGGTGACGGTCAAGTAGAGGCCGCGTTGTGCCTATTGAGATTCCGGCGGCTGAGTTGGCGACCGCGCACTGCGAAAGTTGCGGCAAGGGCGTGCCGTCTTTGACTGCGCCCGAGCAAGCTGCAATGTTAAAAGTGCTCGATGGTTGGCGGCTGGAATCTTTGCCCGATACTCCTGCGGCGTTTATTAAAGATTTTCAGTTTGCGAATTTCTCGGACGCACTGCATTTCGTTAACGAACTGGGGGTTGTTGCGGAGCAGGAGTCGCACCACCCCTTGCTAACGCTCACCTGGGGGCGGGTCACTGTCAGCTGGTGGACGCACAGTATTGGCTCGATACACCGCAACGATGCGGTTATGGCGGCAAAGACAGATGCCGTGTACCAGCAGCGATTCGCTTGATTTTAATGGCCTGGCTCCGCAGGCCAACTCGGCCCATATAGCCATTCGCTTTAATTATTCCCAACATTACGCGTTTTTATTCCAAAACTCCCTTTCGAACTCTCTGCACCTGGCATATTCACCATTATACTTGGCGGTAGGATTGGCGTATAAATTGTGCTCGAGCGTACTCGGGGCGCAGATTTAACGGCAGCCAGGAAACTGTACGACGCTGGACTTGTCTTACTATGCACCGTAAATAGCGCAGCGGCGGTTTGCGCTGGGCGATTCGCCCTGACTACATCAGGTACAACGATATGGCGGAAATACTCGAGTTTAAGAAGAAAACGCCGGCAGAGGTTCACAAGGGAAAATCGCTCTGCCGACATGGCTTTCACAAGTGGATTATCAAGCAGGAAAAACAGTTTGATTCCCAGCAAGGCAAGCTGGTAACCGTCTACAAGTGTGAGCGCTGCGGCAAGTCGAAAGTGAAGGCGCTTTAATAAGCGCCTTCACAGATTCATTGTTGCCCTTTTTGACGGGCCTGGTGCGGGCCGCTACGGCTCGCCTGAGTCAACCACCTCTCCATCCAAAAATGCTTTCCCGTCTTTCATGCTCAATCGACCTTCGGCAAACCAACCAATAACGCGAGGGTAGAGCAGGTGTTCCTGTTCTAGCACCCGGGCTGCGAGGGTATCAGCCGTATCGTCGGATAACACAGGCACCCTGGCCTGGCTGATTACCGGCCCGCCATCCAACTCAGCCGTGACAAAATGAACAGACACGCCGTGCTCCGCATCACCAGCCTCTAACGCTCGCTGATGTGTGTGCAGACCCTGATATTTGGGCAATAACGAGGGGTGTATATTGATCATTTTGCCCAGGTAGTGATTGGTAAACTCCGCAGTGAGAATGCGCATGAAGCCGGCGAGCACAACGAGGTCCGGTTTGTATGCGTCAATCTGCGCGCTGAGTGCTTGGTCGAATGCTTCTCGACTCTCATAGGATTTGTGGTTGAGCACACGGGTTGCGATACCGGCCTGTGCTGCGCGCTCCAATCCCAGTACGCCTGCGCGATTGCTGATGACCGCGCAGATCTCTATCGGCAATTTCCCTGCGCTCTGTGCGTCGATTATGGCTTGTAAATTACTTCCGCTGCCGGAAATCAACACAACGATTCGGCACCGAGATAGGGTTTCACTATTCACTGGACGACCTTAGTTGCGGCGCAACTCAACCTGTTCTTCTCCGGCCGCGAGAGGCTCAATCTGGCCAATCACGAAAGGCGCTTCACCTGAGTCTCTGAGGAAGCTTATTGCGCGCTCAGCATCGTTTGCGCTCACGCAGATGACCATGCCTACACCGCAGTTAAATGTGCGATACATTTCTGTTTCCGCTACGTTTCCTTTTTGTTGCAACCAGGAAAATACAGGGGGGAATTGC comes from Teredinibacter turnerae and encodes:
- a CDS encoding AmpG family muropeptide MFS transporter — its product is MDNLLDKQSHRSWTGALKLYTHRPVITLLLLGFSAGLPYLLVFSTLSAWLRDAEVSRSAIGFFGWVGITYSVKVLWAPVVDQLPLPFLTRWLGKRRSWLLLAQGVIAIGLLLMAASDPEQHLVMVALCAVLIAFASATQDIVIDAYRIESASEEYQGAMAATYILGYRLALLVAGAGSLLIADTSTWATAYTSMAALMFGAMLVSLAIAEPIPAARTGKPLTLFSHEWLYETVVAPFVDFFKRNGQFALLILAFIGLYRLSDITMGIMANPFYLDLGFSKTEIASVSKLFGFIMTIVGGFVGGLCVARYGVHRTLIAGAILVASTNLLFVQLAYTGPELPWLIAAISADNLSGGLAATGFIAYIASLTNRAYTATQSALFSSLMTLPGKFQSGFSGVVVDHIGYAGFFGYAAIMGIPAVLLAIVVYKKRTRE
- a CDS encoding FxsA family protein; translation: MRIFTLLFIAVPILEMWLLIKVGSLIGALPTIGLVFLTAMLGLALLRQQGIQTLFRAQQRMQRGELPASEMVEGIFLAVGGALLLTPGFFTDAVGFCCLLPGVRQIILGWALKNAVFGKVTVRPDGSHGTGESHTTIEGDYKRED
- the groES gene encoding co-chaperone GroES, with the protein product MNIRPLHDRVVVRRKEEEEKSAGGIVLPGSAKEKPNQGEVVAVGSGRVLDNGETRPVDVKVGDTVVFGKYAGSDTIEINGEELVILSESDIKAIIE
- the groL gene encoding chaperonin GroEL (60 kDa chaperone family; promotes refolding of misfolded polypeptides especially under stressful conditions; forms two stacked rings of heptamers to form a barrel-shaped 14mer; ends can be capped by GroES; misfolded proteins enter the barrel where they are refolded when GroES binds); amino-acid sequence: MAAKDVKFGDDARQKMLVGVNVLADAVKTTLGPKGRNVVLEKAFGAPTVTKDGVSVAKEIELKDKFENMGAQMVKEVASKASDDAGDGTTTATVLAQAIVNEGLKSVAAGMNPMDLKRGIDKAVAAAVEFVKSSSQPCEDSKSIAQVGTISANSDAHVGDIIAEAMEKVGKEGVITVEEGSGLENELDVVEGMQFDRGYLSPYFITNQDNMSVEHESPFILLVDKKISNIRELLPVLEAVAKAGKPLVIIAEDVEGEALATLVVNNMRGIVKVAACKAPGFGDRRKAMLQDIAILTGGTVISEEVGLDLESATLEHLGQAKRFTMSKEISVIVDGAGSADDIKARVNQIRKQIDETNSEYDAEKLQERVAKLAGGVAVIKVGAATEVEMKEKKARVEDALHATRAAVEEGVVPGGGVALMRAVAAIEDLQGENEDQTAGVAIARRAMEAPLRQIVTNAGEEASVVAEKVRGGEGNFGYNAGSGIYGDMLEMGILDPAKVTRTALQAAGSIAGLMITTEAMVADKPEDKAAPAVPDMGGMGGMGGMM
- the sodB gene encoding superoxide dismutase [Fe]: MAFELPELPYERGALAPHISEETLDFHYGKHHKTYVDKLNGLVPGTEFEGKTLEEVVKTSSGGVFNNAAQIWNHTFYWNCLSPNGGGEPTGAIADAINSAFGSFADFKEKFTTSAINNFGSSWTWLVKKADGSVEIVNTSNAATPLTDDTLTPLLTVDLWEHAYYIDYRNARPSYMDAFWNLVNWDFVNANFA
- a CDS encoding fumarate hydratase, with the translated sequence MTTIIRQQDIIDSVADALQFISYYHPKDFIDAVHEAYKKEANPAAKDAMAQILINSRMCAQGHRPICQDTGIVTVFVNVGMDTKIDADMSFDDIINEGVRRAYKHPDNVLRASILSDPDGARKNTGDNTPAVIHYKMVPGNTVDIHVAAKGGGSEAKTKFAMLNPSDSVVDWVLNVVPQMGAGWCPPGMLGIGIGGTAEKAMLLAKEALLDPVDIQELRERGAENRSEALRLELMDKVNGLGIGAQGLGGLTTVLDVKVKDYPTHAANKAIAVIPNCAATRHAHFTLDGSGPALQTPPSLEDWPEVSWEVGDSVERVDLNTITADDITRWKPGQTLLLNGKLLTGRDAAHKRLVDMIEKGEPMPVDFTNKFIYYVGPVDPVGDEVVGPAGPTTATRMDKFTRTVLEKTGLIGMVGKAERGPVAIEAIRDNKAVYLMAVGGAAYLVSKAIVNAKVLAFEDLGMEAIYEFDVKDMPVTVAVDSEGVSVHQTGPKEWKAKIEEGVVTVK
- a CDS encoding 4a-hydroxytetrahydrobiopterin dehydratase, which gives rise to MPIEIPAAELATAHCESCGKGVPSLTAPEQAAMLKVLDGWRLESLPDTPAAFIKDFQFANFSDALHFVNELGVVAEQESHHPLLTLTWGRVTVSWWTHSIGSIHRNDAVMAAKTDAVYQQRFA
- the purN gene encoding phosphoribosylglycinamide formyltransferase, with protein sequence MNSETLSRCRIVVLISGSGSNLQAIIDAQSAGKLPIEICAVISNRAGVLGLERAAQAGIATRVLNHKSYESREAFDQALSAQIDAYKPDLVVLAGFMRILTAEFTNHYLGKMINIHPSLLPKYQGLHTHQRALEAGDAEHGVSVHFVTAELDGGPVISQARVPVLSDDTADTLAARVLEQEHLLYPRVIGWFAEGRLSMKDGKAFLDGEVVDSGEP